atggtgatatatactcgatgtactttgataataaatttactttgaactttggttaaCAATTATTGCTGTGTTAAAGTTTTACTATTTCAAAAATGGTGCCATTTGATTAGCTACTCTCTGCATGTTGCAACAATGTTTAGTGTGGAACTTGCCAGAAAGTCTTTCTACTTCTGTGGAAGAAAGTCATGTTGATTTGACATTGCAATCTTTTCTTCTGTTTAATAAGTTACCTTTGTTTGTTTGCCTGAAGTCCTGATTATTTCCCAGCAATTTAGTGAGAGATAAAGAGAGCGAGAGAAATACTAAGACAATTTCTAGTTATCTGTGACTGCAATTGACTTCTCTATATTGAATAACCAAAAACCCTTTATACTGATGATAAATATTGCCTTGTTGTAAGATCTTAAGATatacagcatttaaaaaaaatcaaaaggagAGTTTAGGCAAGCATTCATAATACTTGGTTTTTAATCCGTGTGTGATTAATTCTCCTATGAGCCATTTATCAGAACGTTCATGTAAATAGTGATTATACTTGTGGCCCTGCACTCCACTAATCATGAATTCAATTAGCTTCAACAAAACCTAAGAAAAATTATTCTTTAAACTGCTGAACATTCAGCAAATCCCAATTAGTTTACTGATATGTTTTTAGGAAAGGGAATTTGCCATCACATATTACTCTGTTTTGTCTGTTGGTAATTTTAATTTACTTTACAAGCCTGACTGACAATCCAAAAGAGTAAAAATTATAAAAGTATTATCTTTGCTGGTAGGAATAAAAGCTATCCACCTCAGTCAGCCAtgtttccaggtgaggcgacacttcacctgtgagtcggctggtgtggtatactgcgtccggtgctcccggtgtggccttttatatattggtgagacccaacacagactgggagaccgtttcgcggaacacctacgcttggccgccagaaaaagcaggatctcccagtggccacacattttaattccacgtcccattcccattctgatatgtctatccatggcctcctctattgtcaaaatgaatccaaactcaggttcgaggaacaacaccttatataccagctgggtagcctccaacctgatggcatgaacattgacttctctaacttccattaatgcccctcctccccttcttaccccatccctgacatatttagttgtttgcctgtcctctgtctccctctggtgctccctccccctttctttctcctgaggcctcccgtcccatgatcctttcccttctccagctctgtatcactttcgccaatcacctttccagctcttagcttcatcccaccccctccggtcttctcctatcatttcacattttcccctccccccactactttcaaatctcttactatctttccttttggttaatcctgacgaagggtctcagcccgaaacgtcgacagcggttctccctatagatgctgcctggcctgctgtgttccaccagcattttgtgtgtgttgttgtttgaatttccagcatctgcagatttcctcatggatGTTATACTATTGACTGCTCGGCCAACAGTGCGAAAAATGAAAACATTTCTGCACAATTCCAGTGTCAGAGTACTTGAAGTTTGCATGCAATTGTGTGAATTAAACAGCTATTTTTGAAATTAAAGTTGTAGTTATAGTTCCAAAATGTTTGCAGGAGCTCCCCTTTTGCAGGAGTTCCTccttaagattcaagattcaagataaaACTTTAATATAGAGACTTGTCTTGGATTCTAACTTATATAACATCCATGTAATCAAACATTATGCAGTTGCTTATTATACGGGGCTAAGCAATTCTTGTGAGTGAGTTGCAGGCTGATTATTATGTACTGAAGTTTCATCACAATTTTAGTTCCAGTCTTTGCCAAACTTCTGGACATTTAATACACTGACTCAGGCCTCTTTAGATTTAGGTTAAAATTATCAAAATATCCTATCAGATTGAACTGATTTTAAACCTTGATTTTAGAAGTTAAAGAACAATATTTCAGCTCAGTTATTAAACAGTGCTATTTTCTGCTGTTCTTTTACCAACAGGGCCATGTTTAATTGTATATTGGAAACATGGGTCTTGGTTAGGACCTGTAAGCTGCCCTCTATGTCGAAGAAAGGTATGAATGAAAATAAATTGTTAATTAAATTGAAATTAATAAATGCAATTAAACATAAAGCCATTTACATTTTAAATGGAGGCCGAAGTGGTAGCACAGTTATAGTCATACATCATTTCTACTAAAAGAAATGTTGGAGTGCAAATTCCTCAAGCTTCTTGTTAAATATGAAGTTAGCAATATGGCTGAAGTACCTGCCCAGACTCAAGGCTTCAGGCTGATTTGAAATTAAGCCTAGGAAGGGTGTAGTCACAAGGTTGCCCTAAGTGTTAAATATGGAAGCTAATTTACAAGCAGCTAGATCCTACGGTCACCAGTAgtgccaaattaattaaaaaaaaaataaaattgggttGTTTTAGGGGTAAAGTCATCTTAGAAATCAGAACATGCCTGTGCATCTGAAGGTAGTACAATATGCCAGGCTCCCGTGTGAGGCACAGATTTACCCCTTTGGAGGTTGAAaagctttattttatttagagtatCAGCATTTAGCCCCTTGTCAGGTCTCAGCATCTCAAACAAAAAACAAGTTGCTGGGCTAGCTCTTCCTGGCCTTGTAGGGGCAGAAAAGGGTTCATTCAATACATGGTTTCTGCTAACACTGGGTATCTGGTCGACATGTGCTGCACcccacctcctccccccaccccaccaccccagcaTAATGGAGGATAGCCTCAAGAAAATTCACAAACTTTCCCATAAAATAAAATCTTCACTCAATTATCTGTCAAACATATCAATGGGTAAATTTATACGTTTTTCCAAATTTTAAAAGTTGACACCTCATCTGAAAAGCAGAGTCTGTTGTAATGCAACTTGCACTAAATATTAACTAAAGTACCAGCAGAGAGAGTGTTCTGAGGTCATAGGCTGGGCCTGCAACCAACTCAGTACTGACAAAAACACTGCAACAAGGAATGGCTCTGAGATTCAGTCTAACTGATTCCTACAAGGCCTCACTAAAGACAATTTGGAAGGTATACatcaactgcaaaaaaaaaattgcttggCTGGTGTAAATGTCACAGCCATTTGCAAGAAACATACCTAATAAGAGATCTATAGGTTTTAATAATATAGATTTCATTAAAGTAAGGACTCATTCAAGAGTTCTTATGGCAGACTAGAAAGCTTTGACCAGCTCCTATTTCACAGATTAGTGCTACATCTACAGAATATTATTGGACATGATTTTTAAATTTCTGATAGAGATATGGTGGCTGGTAATTTCCACATCTAATATGCTTCCAAACTGGGCATGAAGAAAAAGAGCTCACGGTGAATGACAAAATGAATTATTGGAACATCTTGGGATGGTGCTGGTCAAGGAATGGTCACCATGTTTGTACATTCTGAAATGACTATTATTTTCAATGATAGAAATTTAACTCTTTTCTTATTATCATAATCAATCATATGTTTTCTAAATATTATGTTAATGAATAATTAGTGCCActaattcaatgtattttgtgtattaaaaaataaaacagattTCTCATTAGTAAAATTCAAATTAAGAGTGGGAATGCTAAATTAGTTGCAATAAATTATTCTAATCCCTCTGAACATACTGTATATTGCTACTGTTTAAAAGCAAAAGCCCACGTCATTCTTTTATGTTGTGCTCATAAGAATAGggataattctgtttctctttactTCAGGTGAGCCTGCTCTGTGGACTGTCCCATGAGAATCACCAGGAGTGGCAGGGGCAGCAGATCCTCCGAGATATCAGAGAATACAACAAGCGTTTCTCTGGCCAGCCTCGACCCGTAAGCCAACTCTTTGAAAGTAGATCTATCCTCAGTGTAGGAGAAGCACTACAATTTCATGCTCATGTTATCTCATGAGACTTAATTTCACAAATTAAGGCAAATCAAAGCAAATCTTTAGAATTATATAATAAGAAAAATCCAAAGAATAATGAAAATGTTTAGGAATTGTCAAGATTTTATAATCTACTTTATGATGTTTCAGCAAAATGaacaaaaagaaactgcagatgctggaaattgagattaaaagcagaaatgctggaaatattcctCAGGTGAACCTATTTCTGGGGCAAGAGAAAGAGAATTAACGCTTCCAATTTGCATTTCCACacttgcagcctgacctgctgagtatttccagcatttctgttctTATTATTCTCAGGTTAAGTTTGAACTGGCaaacttttctttcttccgtTACTCAGCAAAGGAACCTGCATGCATGAATAACTTGTTCTTTAATCAAAATATAAAGCACTGCAGATGacagaaatataaaataaaaatgcagaatCCTCAAAATACTTCATGGGTCAGACAACATCTCTGGATAGAGTATGCCTCACTTACGGTAAATATTATAATCACAGCGCCAGTGGTCTGTGTAGCTGCTAGCTGATATGTACAAGATATGGAGCAAAAATCTGGAGGAGTGGAGATGGTGTGGTAATATGGAGAGCTGGGAAGCAAACAGGAGGATATTCTTTAGGGAAGCTAGAACATGTGCTGTCAATGGAGTTCATGGACAATGCAGATATGTAAGTATTTCTGCACCTGTTACTCTAAAGAACTGGTAAAACCAGCAATTGATGATCTAAATAACAATTGTAAGAGTGACATAGGACCCTAAGATTTTTTAAGCACAATGAGGTTTTCAATTGTTTGAAGTAAGTGTGCGTTACAAAGGTTTCAGATAAGAAGGCAGAAAACAGATCATTTAGAAAATCACCTAATAAGTGAAATTGACATGGTTAGTGAACAGAGAATGCATAATTTCTTTGAGTACATCCTTAAGAAAAGAGATCAACTCCGCAGACCTCCAGGTTTTGCAGCAACACTTTTTATGCCGGGAACATTCTAGAACCTATAGAATTTGGAATCCTTGAGCTTTCTAGAATTCACCTTTTAAATGTTGGGATATAATGCATATAATGCATATAATCAGGTTTTAATAACTTACAGCTTTTGAATTTCATTAGTAAATTCTGTCCATTATCATCAATTTCTATTATTCTCATTAGACTTTTTAGCTTtatcatttttgtttgttttcctcTGCAAGGAGagacacaaaatatttatttattattgctacCATTTTCTTATTCACCATTAAATACTCCtaattgtaatttatttattgctCATTGTCATTTCattcttgttccccataatatCTAATGCTTTTGATCAGTTTGCAGATTATGTCTGTGACATGCCACTTTTGCtccagatggccttcagagggcTCTTGACGATGGCGGGATTAGTGTGGATCTTCCGTTTAAGGATTGCAATATGCTTCTTTGGAGCCATCATCCACCTTACTTCTCCTCTTGATATTATACCTGAAACGTTCAATGGGATCTTGAGGACTTTTGATGATTTGACAGTTGTAATCCTGTTGCTTTTCTGTATGATTAATATTTGCCAGCAGATGGGGCTAGAGGAAGCGACTTGAACAAATGCCACAACTCAGCGTCTAACCAGACTTAATATGTGAACCATTTCTAACAAATGTTCAAGGAAAACTGTAAATATGCTTTAGTAATTTGAATTGATACCTGTACACACATTTTTAATATTACCATTGCTTAGTATTTAATATCCTTGTTTGTAAAAAAATAACAAGATGCTCTAAACTGTTTTTATGTTAATAAATCTGAAACTATTTATGCATTTGACTAATAGGTATAAAATCCATTTTTAAAAACCTTGAAGGTCCAAAATGAAAATGTTTTAATTCCATAATTAACTTTATTTAATAACATCTGTttgaaaccaaaaaaaaaacgaGTATTATTTTGAAATTTTGAGTGAATTTGGTCCAAGAAGGCAAACTTGGGTtggtttctctggagcatcagaagcTGAGGGAAGAACTGATAGAAATATGTAAAATTACgggaggtatagatagggtaggtaGTCAGAGTTTTTTTCCCAAAGTAGAAATGTCAAGTACTGGAAGCCAGGtaaaaggggaaaagtttaaaggagattaatGAGGCAAGTTCTTTAACAGACAGTACATGCTGCCAAGGTAGGTAGGAGAAACAGATACAATAGCAAcgtttaagaagcatttagactGATACATGGGCAAGTAATAATGGGATACAGACCAAgtgcaggcaaatggaattagtTCAGATTGGCACTGGGCTGAAGAGGCCGTTCCTGTGCTCTATAGTTCTATATGAGTGTTAAGCTCACTTTCAAACTGGTCCTTTTGGAAAGTAAAACAGGAAAATGAAGCCATGCTGTCAGTATGCTCCAAGCAAATGAGTCACAATGAAGTCGGAAAATATCTAGGAAAGGTACCCAGAAGGTTTGGAGTTAATTGAAGAAGCAATTTATGGAGTAGCTGTCCATTCAGGAAGTGAGCCTGGCAATTACTGGGAAACTTTAATAAAATAAAAGCTAGGAAAGGCGTgaatgaagaggcagaggatgacaCAGAAAACAATAAGGTAGTATTTATTTGTGACTTCTATTGTCCAATTCATACAACATTGTTGTTTATAAATCAGAGTgctaaaaagaagaaaatatccCCATGTGTCCACTGTGACCCAGTACACTCCTAGGAGACTGCATCCCCAACATGAAAGCTGGCTGGTGAATGTATAAATGAGGCTCTTGCTGTCTAAATCTTTTGGTGATTATGTCCCAAGTCAGCTGCTGGCTGCATTTCTCATCTATCATGGCCCTGCTGACAGAGGGAAACTAACTGGATTTTCAGCTCCTATCACTGATCCTGCCAAGCCATTAATTTTGAGTAGAGGCATCGAACCACATCAGGAAGATGCAGACTAAATGATATTGATATTAGTTATGATCCACACTTCATGGTTCTCACCCATATTCTAATTCTATCCAATTTTAAAAAGGCAAACCCACAAAATTGTTCCAGTTGCATACTTCATGACTCAGTTGGCTGTTCTCATGCCACTGTTCCTGTTTTCAGGCAGGCCAGCTGAACTTGAACATGTTTCAGGAAACCTGTGTAAATTGACTACAATGGGGCTCTGTTTGTGGCTTGAATTTTGCCATGAGCTCATCCAAAACTCTGATATGCATTTAGTTACAATAATAGCAAGCACCCATGATTACAGTAGTGTACCAGTGATGTCCACCGTACTGCTATTGGAGTATTAAAAAGGCATTTGGCTGCCTTAACAGTAACAAGGGTAAGGGAGGAAATTAAGAAACACATTCATACTTGTATCTGCAATTAATGTCTTTGAGATTCACCATTTTTTCATCAAATATTCTGTGATACTGATTTTAGGTCCTAAAGGTATTTAGATCCAAGTAAACATAGATTTTATTGTTTTATCAGGAAGCAAATATATTATTTTTAGATGAAAATTTCTTCCAGACTTCctgacaccattttgactatcacTCACTAACTTTTGAATAATAATTGTCTTTGTATTGATGTCAGTAATAGATTCATTGTTATACAATACTTCAGTGACTACAGTTGTGAATGCCACCATTATTATCGATATGGTAATTCCTGATGTGAATTAAATGCCTCTCAGAGTACAGGTTTAGATTACTTAACAAGGTCCCTTTGCTGACTCTCATATTTGTTTCTCTCATACATGGTTTGATAAACAACTTTATCCCATTTGATAAAGTTGCTTTTTCATTCAATTCTGCCTTTCCATTACTGCTACCGAGACAGTACAAGCTGTTGAGAAGCATGTTCAAGGATTATGCTGTGCAGGAATGAAACCAGTGCAGAGTTTAGAGTTATGGATTTCTTCAGCAAGAAGTTAACCAAGCGATAATCCACCCTGCAATACTTCACCATCAGAAACAACTTCCTTTGCCAATGGCACTCAATGTATCTTGAGTGTATCTACCAGGTTCAAAGTGCCCACAATGGGAGCACTGTACTAGGAAAGGGCAGGCGAACGAGTGAAGAAGAAATTAGTGGTTTCCATTACTTTCAGTTAGCCTAATCTGCTCTCTTCCACATTGAAGTATTAAACAATATCAGTCATAGAGAGGGACAACAAGGAGAGTGGCCTTTTGGTGGTCGGTATAGGGCCAGACTAACCCTCAAGAGCCTGATCATAATCCACTGTCTGAGGTCCAGTGActatgtttccaaattttgtgttttCACTCTGAAATTATGAAATAGATGAACAGCTTTAGTTTCAATCTGAAATCAAGCCTTAAGTATGCAAGCATGTGCCTGGTGCACAGAGAAGCACAACAGGAGGCTCATGTGAACTTCCTGCCTTGTAAACTCAGACAACACACTCTAATTTCTCCCAGTGGATTAAAGACAGGAGCAAAGCAGAAAATCATGGATCCATGACTGCAGGGATATTCTTCTCAGTCAACAAGACAACTTTACAGAAATAAAAGTAATAGTTTACCTGGGCCTCCTCTGGTTTTAATCACTGGGGTAGAGGAAGGTGGGAGTGATCAGGCTTCAGTACAGCTGTTGTAAACTGTAGATTGGATAGTGTCAGGTCTTAACAACCTGACAATTATGTAACGAAGAGTCTGCATGTAGATGGCCAAAAAATCGCAGGAAACATTACAATTATATTGATTGCTGGCACAAATGTGTTGGGAGAGCAGTATGAGGTGTCCTATCCATTATTTTGAATACCCCCTGGATCCCAGCAAACCAAGCCTGCTCCTAATATGGGGGTAGTGTTAAAAGAGGTGTTGTATTTTCCCACATTTAAAGACCTTCAGCATTGATTTATTATAAACTTGTAAAGTCCTTTCTTCCAAATAATAAATCAATGGCAAACAATAATTGAACATGTTTTTGTGTACATTTACAATTTCAATGCATATGCAGCTTGAACCCCAATTCAGAGAACAACATGACATCTGTGTGAATCTCCCTGGTATGAACCTCTGATTTACAAGATAGTTTAATGTTATAACAAAAGTGAAACTGCTTGCACATTTTAACAGTTTTTacattaaatgattttttttattaaacatatCCAATATACATTTTTCCAACTGAATTGTCCAGAATTTAAGTTTACATTTTACGCAGTATAATCTTTCACATAAAGAATAAAGGCAGTGCTCTAGTAATAGTAATTTCACTTGGAAAGAGTGAATTTCACTTGGCCATTTTCTCTAGAATGCTGGGACAATCAGACGTTTTGCATAATAGTTCTGTATTCCCTCTGGTGATCAACAAGCTTCAGGAAGACTTTATATTTGTTGTCATAATACCTACAAAAATGTAGTAAAActattttaataataaaaaatagcATCCTTAAAGTGATTCTGGTTGTTTTGGTCTGATTGTTTCATTTAGAAAAAATTGCCGATGTGATTTAAATGATATTTCATTACAGAAATGTGTTTCTCTATTTGATGATTGGGCATATTTATAGCAGGCAAATAACAATACCAGACAAACTTTATTGGTCCTTAGGCTAAAACCCATTTCCCTTGAGATTTCCTCTGTGCAGCATAGATGAGCAGACACATGGGAATGATGCACAACATGCGTGCCTGCAGAAGTTTGGGCCCCAGATGTTTCCTGTGTTGTGTTTCAATGGTGGTTGAAAAACTGCCTTGTCCCAGCAGTTTTTTGTAGCGTTCAGTGGCTGTGTAACTTTTACTCAAATGCTTCAGGCTATTTGCAATTTTTATTGTGAAACCAACATAAAGAACACAAAACCAAAACTGTAAATGCACCTATTATCTATAAAAGGCATGAAAGATACATGAAAGTCATTTTGTGAAGAGTAAATAGCCAGTGGGCAGGAAATGAATTTCAACTGCAATCTAATAAACGGGTTCATATTAGGTTGAAGTCTAATAAAGAGGTTCAATTTAACAACAAAACTCAAATGATAACCAACCATCAAATGGATTATAATACTGTATCAAAGGTCTAAAATCactttatttttcatttattgaCATTATTGATTGTGCAATTTATATGATAGTTGGAAACTGAGAAACTTTAGGAGCAGTGTAATGAACTTTAAATTGCTAGCAGAAATTGCTTGAGAGATTAAATGGGTTTGTTTCCCTGATTTAATAAACTATGTTGTGCCATTATGTAAAAAAGATCTGTGTGGTTTACATGTTTGTAAAAATGATACCAGGATGTGGAGTTTTATCATCTGCCAGGATATCCAGCACTGTACCAAGGACATCTGTTTCCCATTGTAAATTGTGTACATGTCTGGAGTGCAATTAAATATGTTTGATAATCTCACTTCAAAGGGCTTAGAAGTGTTGTGTTTTATACTTGATAGATTGTGAAGATGAAATTTGAAACAGAGCTGAAATTCCTTTGGTTTTATGTGATTGATCAGATGAAAACCTGTTTCACTACATCAGATGTTATTGTGGCAGACAGACCAACTTTGCTTTCTACTGGGGAAGTTTGCTTacttccaaagaagaagaaaaaggtcTAGAGACCCTTGATATCAGAAATCTAATCACATTGTGTTGCAAGCAAAGATCAAGGGATTTTCTAAACAAAGGGGGAGCATGGAGAAAGTCAAGGTAAAAGTGATTAAATAACCATTTTAAAGAAGACAGGTAAGAAATAACTTGCATATGTCTAACTTCATCACATATGGCAACTTCCTCCTGAATGTAATTTGTCTGATCCATGTGATGGCTAAATTGACATTTGAAGAAAAATTATTTTTCTATTTCTCACTGCAGCAAGTTGCCAGCTCTTGTTTGATTTGCGGGCTCTTCATAGAAGTGGCAATGACAGCATTGACAGCAATTGGCTACATCCAGGTAGAAAAATGCAGTAATAGCATTTTTGTTACAGAGTCATAATGGCACAGAGGGAGAGCATTTGGTTGATTGAGTTTATACCAGCTCTTTGTAGTATCCTGGTGTGTGGGATGAACCTTAAGTAATTGTGGAAATAATATGTGAGGGTAACTTTACAGAGGATAAGAATTCAAAAAGATACTCATAGTAAAAGAAATGGGATTTTCAAAGCTAATTGGGAAAGATCTTCATATGTGCAATCGTCTAAACCAAATCAGTATAAAAAGTCTTAATGACAGCTAATTTGATAACAATTGACATTCATTAATTTCTGGTTTAGAAAAATTAAAGCATTATATTGTTTGGATGTCTTGAGTAATGCTCATAGCAGAGCATCCTGAAGGGTTTTAATGACAATAACTCTTTTCACAAACTTACCATGTAATTACGTGCAGAAACAGAGGATGACCTCTTCATTCTTGTGTGTCCTAGAGCATCTCTACAAATTCCCTCGTAAAACTCTGCAAGTTTTACAAAGCTTTGCTTGATACCCATTCCTTTTCCATAATTTGAAGCACTGCTCTTAGTAAGTATACATTCCTCTTGGTAATACACTTCTGAGGTTTTGTATTGTTAAAGTATTATTAATAATGTTAGTTTCCACCATCAAACCTTTATTTGCCTGAACCACTAATTGATCCTGTAATTAGACAACTATGGATCACATGCCAGGAGGCAAGCAATAATATGTATTGTTgatgtatatttattatcaacatGCTATTAATACTCAAAGCTGTACAGGATAGATCATATAGTTGGGACTTATGCAAGTGGAAACACATTATAGGGACAGTGTTAACTCTTCTGTATTGCCAGAGTTTTGATCATAACTTTCATCACTGCTACTTTATTATAATATTTCACAGTTCTTTTGGGTATATATTTTGTGTCTAATTTATCTTATTATTTGTACCATTATTTATTTTTTGGTCATTTAACCATCTCTTTATCCAATGAGAGTTTTCGGTTTTCATTTCCTGTCCCTGGGGATGAATATGTGCAAAAAACGGCATAGGATCTTCTGGTAAAAGGAATCCAAAACAGCAGATGctaggaatctgaaataaaaacagataatGCTGGCaacacccagcaggtcagactgtatctgtgggaagagaagcaAAATTAATACTTCAGACTGAAGTCTCTGTCAAAATCAGGAAAGAGAATAAACAAGTTAGTTGGTAAGTTTTACGTTAGAGAAAGGATGTGTGAAGGGAAGGGATTAATAGCTGAAAGGTTATAGCAGTGATAGAACATATGGTCAATAACCTGGTAAGACTGGAGGACTAATATTGTCCCTGATATCATTATCATaaccattaacaaaaggaaaGAGATGATGAGATCCAGGGCAATTTAGAATAATTTAGCAATTTAGGCTAAAGCTAAAATACTGTGTACTGTTCTGGTGCTACATTATAGGAAATACATAATTTCACTGGAGATTGTGCATTGGAACTGGAAATTCATCAGCATTTCGCCAAGGATGAGTGCTTCAGTTATAAGAGAAACTAGATGGACTGGGCTCTTTTCCTTTAAATGAAAAAGAATGAAGGGAATTTCTGATTGGGAACTACAACATTATGAAAAACTAGCCTTTTAGCAGATCTTCAAAACCAGAAGGCAAAGATCTATGGTACAAGGAGGAAGATTTACAGAGGACTTGAGGAAGATTGTTTTCTCTCAGAGAGTGACTA
The nucleotide sequence above comes from Hypanus sabinus isolate sHypSab1 chromosome 11, sHypSab1.hap1, whole genome shotgun sequence. Encoded proteins:
- the LOC132401942 gene encoding E3 ubiquitin-protein ligase RNF170-like; protein product: MLRQHYLCPNSEEKRLNHTNSNRNATALMKKCSGQPMDSCNSSYPELQTCSKSRFRGDLHCPICLHDPMLPVETSCGHLFCGPCLIVYWKHGSWLGPVSCPLCRRKVSLLCGLSHENHQEWQGQQILRDIREYNKRFSGQPRPFADYVCDMPLLLQMAFRGLLTMAGLVWIFRLRIAICFFGAIIHLTSPLDIIPETFNGILRTFDDLTVVILLLFCMINICQQMGLEEAT